One Danio aesculapii chromosome 13, fDanAes4.1, whole genome shotgun sequence DNA window includes the following coding sequences:
- the lingo2b gene encoding leucine-rich repeat and immunoglobulin-like domain-containing nogo receptor-interacting protein 2b, producing the protein MLFSLFSCALGLSLLPLLLFQCPAHACPARCECSVPTRSVSCHRRRLAQVPEGIPIETRSLDLSKNRLRIVTPQNFSSLLLLEELDLSNNLLSSVEPNSFRAQPRLRSLRLRSNQLTLLPRGALAGLSELTLLDVSQNRLVILLDYGFEEQRRLRVLELSDNELVFIAPRAFSGLASLRSLTLQRCNLSTVPTHALAHLHGLTSLRLRDLGIAELQSHTFKGLPRLKHLEVDRWPLLEGFPTSALQGLNLSMLSITHTNLTSVPVVTHLLYLTHLNLSYSRIRVLPAGWLRGMDRLEVLRVRQANLLSVEPQAFQGASSLRILDLCYNRLATLERSVFPATEALQTLLIGQNPLVCDCRLRWLLERTPPLLYGDVQPECSAPAPLAGKPLRDLVEAQISRYVICTKPRVISMASYPSQAEEGQRAWLYCSADGAPPPSVSWLTPLRRHITTKSTGRVVVHTNGSLEFRMAEPQDSGMYICVASNPAGNATLSVTLAVKTSGIRDRALYANRSFLYDPDYNSSLINGTEEYTIRVVLDFTTILVSTAMGCLSFLGVVLFCFLLLFAWSRGKGKHRGSVDIQYVPRKRKGANSELTETSGPRRVNMKMI; encoded by the coding sequence ATGCTGTTCTCTTTGTTCTCTTGTGCTTTGGGGCTCTCCCTCCTGCCACTCCTCCTGTTTCAGTGCCCCGCCCACGCTTGCCCTGCCCGCTGCGAATGCTCTGTGCCCACGCGTTCTGTGTCATGCCATCGCAGACGGTTAGCACAGGTGCCTGAGGGCATCCCAATAGAGACACGGTCACTGGACCTCAGTAAAAACCGGCTGCGCATTGTGACGCCACAGAACTTTTCCTCACTGCTGTTGCTGGAGGAGCTGGATCTCAGCAACAACTTGTTGTCTTCTGTGGAACCTAACAGCTTTCGTGCCCAGCCACGGCTACGCTCGCTCCGACTGCGAAGCAATCAGCTAACACTGCTGCCGCGTGGAGCACTGGCGGGCCTCAGTGAGCTCACTCTGCTGGATGTCAGTCAAAACCGTCTTGTTATTCTGCTGGACTATGGCTTTGAGGAGCAGCGGAGGCTGAGGGTACTAGAGTTGAGTGATAATGAGCTAGTGTTTATTGCCCCACGGGCGTTCAGTGGACTGGCGTCCCTTCGCTCTCTGACGCTGCAGCGCTGCAACCTGAGCACAGTGCCCACGCATGCTCTTGCACATCTGCATGGTCTAACCAGCTTAAGATTGCGAGATTTAGGCATTGCAGAGCTTCAGTCACACACTTTTAAGGGTCTGCCACGACTAAAACACCTGGAAGTGGATCGCTGGCCTTTGTTAGAGGGGTTTCCAACATCTGCTTTACAGGGGCTGAACCTTAGCATGCTATCCATTACCCACACCAACCTGACATCCGTGCCAGTCGTGACACATCTATTGTATCTGACGCATCTTAACCTGTCCTACAGCCGTATACGGGTCCTGCCAGCAGGGTGGTTAAGAGGCATGGACCGACTGGAAGTTCTACGTGTGCGCCAGGCTAATCTGCTCAGTGTGGAACCACAAGCATTTCAAGGAGCCTCCTCACTGCGCATTCTTGACCTTTGCTATAACCGTCTCGCCACACTTGAGAGGAGTGTTTTTCCTGCTACTGAGGCCCTGCAGACTCTTTTGATTGGCCAGAATCCGTTAGTTTGCGACTGCCGTCTACGCTGGCTCCTGGAAAGAACTCCGCCTTTGCTGTATGGAGATGTTCAACCTGAATGTAGTGCTCCTGCCCCCTTGGCTGGAAAGCCTCTTCGAGACCTTGTGGAAGCTCAAATCTCTCGCTATGTAATCTGCACCAAACCTAGGGTCATCTCCATGGCGTCTTACCCATCGCAGGCAGAAGAAGGACAGAGAGCTTGGCTGTACTGCAGTGCTGATGGAGCTCCGCCTCCTTCAGTGTCATGGCTAACACCACTTAGGCGACACATTACCACAAAGAGTACTGGAAGAGTGGTGGTCCACACTAATGGCTCGCTTGAGTTTCGCATGGCAGAGCCTCAGGATAGTGGCATGTACATCTGCGTAGCATCAAACCCAGCAGGTAATGCTACTCTTTCTGTAACACTCGCAGTTAAAACCTCTGGAATCAGGGACAGGGCCCTTTACGCAAACCGCAGCTTTCTTTATGACCCCGACTACAACAGCTCCCTGATAAATGGCACAGAGGAGTACACCATCAGGGTGGTCCTGGACTTCACCACCATCCTAGTCTCTACAGCAATGGGCTGCCTCAGCTTCCTgggtgttgttttgttttgtttcttgttgttgtttgcaTGGAGTCGTGGCAAAGGGAAGCACAGAGGAAGCGTGGACATTCAATACGTTCCACGAAAGCGGAAAGGCGCTAACTCAGAACTTACAGAAACAAGCGGGCCCAGACGAGTCAACATGAAGATGATCTGA